One window from the genome of Methylomarinovum caldicuralii encodes:
- the ispD gene encoding 2-C-methyl-D-erythritol 4-phosphate cytidylyltransferase: MKVRCFAVVPAAGSGKRMGAAVPKQYLELLGRPVLQHTLERLLAVAAVERVVVALAADDPRWPALLAASDPRVMTTIGGAERGDSVLAGLRALAAEAGPDDWVMVHDAARPCLRPDDVEKLLAELKGDPVGGILALPSVDTLKEVEGRDIVATVDRSRIWRALTPQLFRYRLLTEALERALAAGATITDEASAVEWAGRRPKIVEGHPGNIKITRPEDLPLAEFYLRQ; the protein is encoded by the coding sequence ATGAAGGTTCGCTGTTTCGCCGTCGTTCCCGCCGCCGGCAGCGGCAAACGCATGGGGGCGGCCGTGCCGAAGCAGTATCTGGAACTGCTCGGCAGGCCGGTGCTGCAACATACCCTGGAGCGCCTCCTGGCGGTGGCGGCGGTCGAGCGTGTCGTCGTCGCTCTGGCGGCGGATGACCCGCGCTGGCCCGCCTTGCTGGCGGCGTCCGATCCCCGGGTGATGACCACGATCGGCGGGGCCGAGCGGGGCGACTCGGTGCTGGCCGGGTTGCGGGCGTTGGCGGCGGAAGCCGGTCCCGACGACTGGGTCATGGTCCACGACGCCGCCCGTCCCTGCCTGCGCCCGGACGATGTGGAAAAGCTGCTGGCGGAGCTGAAAGGCGATCCGGTCGGCGGCATCCTGGCGTTGCCGTCGGTGGATACCCTGAAGGAAGTCGAGGGTCGCGACATCGTCGCCACCGTGGACCGCAGCCGCATCTGGCGCGCCCTGACGCCGCAACTGTTCCGCTATCGGCTGCTGACCGAGGCACTGGAACGGGCGCTTGCGGCCGGGGCGACGATCACCGACGAGGCCAGCGCGGTGGAATGGGCCGGGCGCCGTCCGAAGATCGTCGAGGGCCATCCGGGCAACATCAAGATCACCCGGCCGGAGGATCTGCCTCTGGCCGAGTTCTATCTGAGGCAATAG
- a CDS encoding septum formation initiator family protein, whose amino-acid sequence MRAAVVILAGLLLALQYRLWFGDGGFVENRRLQARVGELRSQVAEQEEGNRALEAEVLDLKRNLAAVEERARRDLGMIRRGEIYVMVVPQ is encoded by the coding sequence GTGAGAGCGGCGGTCGTGATTCTCGCCGGACTGCTGCTGGCCCTGCAGTACCGGCTCTGGTTCGGGGACGGCGGCTTCGTCGAGAACCGCCGTCTCCAGGCCCGGGTGGGCGAGCTGCGATCCCAGGTGGCCGAGCAGGAAGAGGGCAACCGTGCCCTGGAGGCGGAGGTGCTGGACCTCAAGCGCAATCTGGCCGCGGTGGAAGAACGGGCCCGGCGCGATCTGGGGATGATCCGGCGCGGCGAAATCTATGTGATGGTGGTGCCTCAGTGA
- the eno gene encoding phosphopyruvate hydratase — protein sequence MAKIVDIHAREILDSRGNPTVEAEVKLASGVIGCAKVPSGASTGTREAVELRDGDPRRYLGKGVLKAVANVNGEIKDALVGMDAADQAALDRKMIELDGTDNKGRLGANAILAVSLAAAHAAALDGNVPLYVYLKDNEFRLPVPMMNIINGGAHADNNVDFQEFMILPVGAPSFREALRYGAEVFHHLKSVLKAKGYNTAVGDEGGFAPNLSSNEEALQVILEAIDKAGYRAGEDIMLGLDVASSEFYRDGKYVLASEGQSYDSQGFADYLADWVARYPIISIEDGMAEDDWAGWKILTDKLAGKIQLVGDDLFVTNPAILQEGIDRGIANSILIKVNQIGTLTETLEAVRMAHDADYTAVISHRSGETEDVTIADLAVAWGTGQIKTGSLSRSDRIAKYNRLLKIEEELGDKAVYPGRGAFPHLR from the coding sequence ATGGCCAAAATCGTAGACATTCACGCCCGAGAGATTCTCGATTCCCGCGGCAATCCCACCGTCGAGGCCGAGGTGAAGCTGGCTTCCGGCGTCATCGGCTGCGCCAAGGTGCCTTCCGGGGCTTCCACGGGCACCCGCGAGGCGGTGGAGTTGCGCGACGGCGATCCCAGGCGCTATCTGGGCAAGGGCGTGCTCAAGGCGGTCGCCAACGTCAACGGCGAGATCAAGGACGCTCTGGTGGGAATGGACGCCGCCGACCAGGCCGCCCTGGACCGCAAGATGATCGAACTGGACGGCACCGACAACAAGGGGCGCTTGGGCGCCAACGCCATCCTGGCGGTGTCCCTGGCGGCCGCCCATGCCGCCGCCCTCGACGGCAACGTGCCGCTGTATGTCTATCTCAAGGACAACGAATTCCGCCTGCCGGTGCCGATGATGAACATCATCAACGGCGGGGCCCATGCCGACAACAACGTCGATTTCCAGGAGTTCATGATCCTGCCGGTGGGTGCGCCCAGTTTTCGCGAGGCCCTGCGTTACGGCGCCGAGGTTTTCCACCACCTCAAGAGCGTGCTGAAGGCGAAAGGCTACAACACCGCTGTCGGCGACGAAGGCGGTTTCGCTCCCAACCTGTCCTCCAACGAGGAGGCCCTGCAGGTGATCCTGGAAGCCATCGACAAGGCCGGATACCGGGCCGGTGAGGACATCATGCTGGGGCTGGACGTGGCCAGCTCGGAGTTCTACCGGGACGGCAAGTACGTGCTGGCATCGGAAGGCCAAAGCTACGATTCCCAGGGGTTTGCCGACTATCTGGCCGACTGGGTCGCGCGCTATCCCATCATTTCCATCGAGGACGGCATGGCCGAGGACGATTGGGCCGGCTGGAAGATCCTCACCGACAAGCTGGCCGGCAAGATCCAGCTGGTGGGCGACGACCTGTTCGTCACCAATCCCGCGATCCTGCAGGAAGGCATCGACAGAGGCATCGCCAATTCCATCCTCATCAAGGTGAACCAGATCGGCACCCTGACCGAAACCCTGGAAGCGGTGCGCATGGCCCACGATGCCGACTACACCGCGGTGATCTCCCACCGCAGCGGCGAAACCGAGGATGTCACCATCGCCGATCTGGCGGTGGCCTGGGGTACCGGCCAGATCAAGACCGGTTCCCTGTCGCGTTCCGACCGCATCGCCAAGTACAACCGCTTGCTCAAGATCGAGGAGGAGCTGGGGGACAAGGCGGTCTATCCGGGACGCGGCGCCTTCCCGCACTTGCGGTGA
- the kdsA gene encoding 3-deoxy-8-phosphooctulonate synthase — MNLCGFEAGLDRPLFLIAGPCVIESEQLALNTAGHLKEITARLGIPFIYKSSFDKANRSSKDSVRGPGLEKGLEILAEVKRQIGVPVLTDVHEYTPLAEVAAVVDVLQTPAFLCRQTDFIQNVARQGLPVNIKKGQFLAPWDMKHVVAKAKAAGNDRILVCERGYTFGYNNLVVDMRSLAVMRETGCPVVFDATHSVQLPGGRGTASGGQREFVPVLARAAVAVGVAGVFMETHPDPDKALSDGPNAWPLDRIEALLETLMALDAVAKRGPWLENTV, encoded by the coding sequence ATGAATCTCTGTGGTTTCGAAGCGGGGCTCGACCGCCCCCTGTTTCTCATCGCCGGCCCCTGTGTGATCGAAAGCGAGCAGCTGGCCCTCAACACCGCCGGGCACCTGAAGGAGATCACCGCCCGCCTCGGGATTCCTTTCATCTACAAATCCTCCTTCGACAAGGCCAACCGCTCCTCCAAGGACAGCGTCCGCGGTCCGGGGCTGGAGAAGGGGCTGGAAATCCTCGCCGAAGTGAAGCGGCAGATCGGCGTACCGGTGCTCACCGACGTGCACGAATACACCCCACTGGCGGAGGTGGCTGCGGTGGTGGACGTGCTCCAGACGCCGGCCTTCCTGTGCCGCCAGACCGACTTCATCCAGAACGTGGCCCGCCAGGGACTGCCGGTCAACATCAAGAAAGGCCAGTTCCTGGCCCCCTGGGACATGAAGCACGTGGTCGCCAAGGCCAAGGCGGCGGGAAACGACCGCATTCTGGTGTGCGAGCGCGGCTACACCTTCGGCTACAACAATCTGGTGGTGGACATGCGTTCGCTGGCGGTGATGCGCGAGACCGGGTGTCCCGTGGTGTTCGACGCCACCCATTCGGTGCAGCTGCCGGGCGGTCGGGGGACCGCCTCCGGCGGCCAGCGCGAGTTCGTGCCGGTGCTGGCGCGGGCGGCGGTGGCCGTGGGCGTGGCCGGGGTGTTCATGGAAACCCATCCCGATCCGGACAAGGCCCTCAGCGATGGTCCCAACGCCTGGCCCCTGGACCGCATCGAGGCGCTGCTGGAAACCCTCATGGCCCTCGACGCCGTCGCCAAGCGGGGGCCGTGGCTCGAAAACACGGTTTGA
- a CDS encoding CTP synthase: MTRYIFITGGVVSSLGKGIAASSLAAILEARGLKVTLAKFDPYINVDPGTMSPYQHGEVFVTEDGAETDLDLGHYERFVSTTMGRRNNWTTGRIYERVIRKERRGDYLGGTVQVIPHITDEIKAAIEASADGYDVALIEIGGTVGDIESQPFLEAIRQLRMELGPGRSVFVHLTLVPYVRSAGELKTKPTQHSVKELRAIGIQPDVLLCRSEKGLPRSERKKIALFTSVPEEAVISAVDADSIYRIPLLLHDQRLDEIVLDKLRLQADPADLSAWEEVVRSLENPVHKVTVAIVGKYVDHVDAYKSLHEALVHAGIHTRTDVVIRYVDSEDVESRGTEVLEGCDAILVPGGFGQRGVEGKIATARFARERKIPYLGICLGMQVAVIEYARHVAGLEGAHSTEFDPDTPHPVIALITEWQDATGRIERRDTNADLGGTMRLGAQPCRLLPGTLAQRLYGRDLIRERHRHRYEFNNAYREPLERAGLKVSGVSEDGRLVEIVEIPDHPWFLGCQFHPEFTSTPRRGHPLFIGFVRAALAHQERTACV, encoded by the coding sequence ATGACCAGATACATCTTCATCACCGGCGGGGTGGTGTCCTCCCTGGGCAAGGGCATCGCCGCCTCGTCGCTGGCGGCCATTCTCGAGGCTCGGGGCCTGAAGGTGACCCTGGCAAAGTTCGACCCTTACATCAACGTCGATCCGGGCACCATGAGCCCCTACCAGCACGGCGAGGTGTTCGTCACCGAGGACGGCGCCGAAACCGATCTGGATCTGGGCCATTACGAACGCTTCGTCTCCACCACCATGGGGCGCCGGAACAACTGGACCACCGGCCGCATCTACGAGCGCGTGATCCGCAAGGAGCGCCGCGGCGACTATCTGGGAGGAACGGTCCAGGTCATCCCCCACATCACCGACGAGATCAAGGCCGCCATCGAGGCCAGCGCCGACGGGTACGACGTGGCCCTGATCGAGATCGGCGGCACCGTGGGCGACATCGAGTCCCAGCCCTTCCTGGAGGCGATCCGCCAGCTGAGGATGGAACTGGGGCCGGGACGGTCGGTATTCGTTCACCTGACCCTGGTGCCCTATGTGCGCTCGGCCGGGGAATTGAAGACCAAGCCGACCCAGCATTCGGTCAAGGAACTGCGTGCCATCGGCATCCAGCCGGACGTGCTGCTGTGCCGCAGCGAAAAGGGGCTGCCGCGCAGCGAACGCAAGAAGATCGCCCTGTTCACCAGCGTGCCGGAGGAGGCGGTGATCTCGGCGGTGGACGCCGATTCCATCTACCGCATCCCCTTGCTGCTCCACGACCAGCGCCTGGACGAAATCGTTCTCGACAAACTCCGGCTCCAGGCCGATCCCGCCGATCTGTCGGCCTGGGAAGAGGTGGTGCGGTCCCTGGAGAACCCGGTGCACAAAGTTACGGTTGCCATCGTCGGCAAATACGTGGATCACGTGGACGCCTACAAATCCCTGCACGAGGCCTTGGTGCACGCCGGCATCCACACCCGCACCGACGTGGTGATCCGTTACGTGGATTCCGAAGACGTGGAATCCCGGGGGACGGAAGTGCTGGAGGGGTGCGACGCCATCCTGGTGCCCGGCGGGTTCGGCCAGCGCGGGGTCGAGGGCAAGATCGCCACCGCCCGCTTCGCCCGGGAGCGGAAAATTCCTTATCTGGGGATCTGCCTGGGGATGCAGGTGGCGGTGATCGAATACGCCCGCCACGTGGCCGGACTCGAAGGGGCCCACAGCACCGAGTTCGATCCCGACACCCCCCATCCGGTCATCGCCCTCATCACCGAATGGCAGGACGCCACCGGCCGCATCGAGCGCCGTGATACCAATGCCGACCTCGGCGGCACCATGCGTCTCGGGGCCCAGCCCTGCCGCCTGCTGCCTGGGACGCTGGCCCAGCGCCTGTACGGCCGGGATCTGATCCGCGAGCGCCACCGCCACCGCTACGAATTCAACAACGCCTACCGCGAGCCCCTGGAGCGGGCCGGTCTCAAGGTGTCCGGCGTGTCGGAGGACGGCAGGCTGGTGGAGATCGTCGAGATCCCCGATCATCCCTGGTTCCTCGGCTGCCAGTTCCATCCCGAATTCACTTCCACCCCGCGCCGGGGGCACCCCTTGTTCATCGGCTTTGTCCGGGCGGCCCTGGCGCACCAAGAGAGGACCGCATGCGTATGA
- the hflD gene encoding high frequency lysogenization protein HflD: MLQSTRNQAIALAGLSQAIDLVQQVAKTGEPDEAAMATSIASTLKVDAASTEDVYGGLKNLRPGLEILRRQLGAQGQIDPEHARYSAQLMLLQGKLSASTEARKRVRAGVERAAAIARDQGVLDETVLEILADTYHEHISPLGPKIIITGERRHLSERSNACRIRALLLAGIRSALLWRQCGGARWKFLFNRKRLLHEVDSLLREINAD; encoded by the coding sequence ATGCTGCAATCCACCCGCAATCAAGCCATCGCCCTGGCCGGCCTGAGCCAGGCCATCGATCTGGTCCAGCAGGTCGCAAAGACCGGCGAGCCCGACGAGGCCGCGATGGCCACCAGCATCGCCAGCACCCTCAAGGTCGATGCCGCCAGCACCGAAGACGTCTACGGGGGCCTGAAGAATCTGCGCCCCGGCCTGGAAATACTGCGCCGCCAGCTGGGTGCCCAGGGCCAGATCGACCCGGAACACGCCCGTTACAGCGCCCAGCTCATGCTGCTGCAGGGCAAGCTGAGCGCCAGTACCGAGGCCCGGAAACGGGTGCGCGCCGGTGTCGAGCGGGCCGCCGCGATCGCCCGCGACCAGGGTGTGCTTGACGAAACCGTGCTGGAGATTCTCGCCGACACCTACCATGAGCACATCAGCCCCCTGGGGCCGAAGATCATCATCACCGGAGAGCGCCGGCACCTGAGCGAACGCAGCAACGCCTGCCGCATCCGCGCCCTGCTGCTGGCGGGGATTCGCTCCGCCCTGCTCTGGCGCCAGTGCGGCGGCGCCCGCTGGAAGTTCCTGTTCAACCGCAAGCGCCTACTCCACGAAGTCGATTCTCTGCTGCGGGAAATCAATGCTGATTGA
- a CDS encoding ABC transporter ATP-binding protein, whose amino-acid sequence MLIEARNLYRFYGNTCAVADLSLTLEKGEILGFLGPNGAGKSTTMQMLCGTLAPSAGEIRINSIDLLERPKEAKRHLGYLPEIPPLYRELTVDEYLNYCGRLHGLRGAALIRARDEAKARCGLAAVGGRLIGNLSKGYQQRVGIAQAILHAPPVVVLDEPTVGLDPIQIREIRSLIRDLGREHAVLLSTHILPEVQAVCSRVMIVHQGKVALNAPIDELERHMRASSLILVTADPADPAALQAVNGVHDVRPLEGGHRYEVFHDKDRNPAPALAALVVEKGWGLLELTPVRHSIEEIFVDITRQEAA is encoded by the coding sequence ATGCTGATTGAGGCCAGAAATCTTTACCGCTTCTACGGCAACACCTGCGCCGTGGCCGACCTGTCCCTGACCCTGGAGAAGGGGGAGATCCTCGGCTTCCTCGGCCCCAACGGCGCCGGCAAGTCCACCACCATGCAGATGCTGTGCGGCACCCTGGCCCCCAGCGCCGGGGAGATCCGCATCAACAGCATCGACCTGCTCGAGCGCCCCAAGGAGGCCAAGCGCCACCTGGGCTACCTGCCGGAGATCCCGCCCCTGTACCGGGAGCTGACGGTGGACGAATACCTGAACTACTGCGGCCGTCTCCACGGTCTGCGCGGCGCCGCGCTGATCCGCGCCCGGGACGAAGCCAAGGCCCGCTGCGGCCTGGCGGCGGTGGGCGGGCGCCTGATCGGCAACCTGTCCAAGGGTTACCAGCAGCGGGTCGGCATCGCCCAGGCGATCCTGCATGCGCCGCCGGTGGTGGTGCTGGACGAACCCACCGTCGGCCTCGACCCGATCCAGATCCGCGAGATCCGCAGCCTGATCCGTGACCTGGGGCGCGAGCACGCGGTGCTGCTGTCCACCCACATCCTCCCGGAGGTGCAGGCGGTTTGCAGCCGGGTGATGATCGTCCATCAGGGCAAGGTGGCCCTCAACGCCCCCATCGACGAACTGGAACGCCACATGCGCGCCTCCAGCCTCATCCTGGTGACCGCGGACCCGGCGGACCCGGCCGCCCTGCAGGCTGTCAACGGCGTCCACGACGTCCGCCCCCTGGAAGGCGGCCACCGTTACGAAGTCTTCCACGACAAGGACCGCAATCCCGCCCCGGCCCTTGCCGCTTTGGTGGTGGAAAAGGGCTGGGGGCTTTTGGAACTGACGCCGGTGCGCCATTCCATCGAGGAAATCTTCGTGGACATCACCCGCCAGGAGGCCGCATGA
- a CDS encoding ABC transporter permease has product MSTLVIAARELRSLFLSPLAWSILAVVQFLLAYLFLAQLEYFQQLQPRLAMLHEAPGVTDLVVVPLYGNAGVILLLVTPLLTMRLIAEERRNRTLSLLLGAPVSVTEIILGKYLGILGLLGVMVLLITLMPLSLAFGTHLDWGKLAACILALSLLLATFAASGLYLSTLASQPTVAAVGSFGALLLLWIIDWSAAIGTEKGELLSALSLLHHYENLLKGLVSSADLSYFVLLIAAFLTLSVRRLDYDRLQK; this is encoded by the coding sequence ATGAGCACTCTGGTCATCGCCGCCCGCGAACTGCGCAGCCTGTTCCTGTCGCCGCTGGCCTGGTCTATCCTGGCGGTGGTGCAGTTCCTGCTCGCCTACCTGTTCCTGGCCCAGCTGGAATATTTCCAGCAACTCCAGCCCCGCCTAGCGATGTTGCACGAGGCCCCGGGCGTCACTGACCTGGTGGTCGTCCCCCTCTACGGCAACGCCGGGGTGATCCTGCTGCTGGTCACCCCCCTGCTGACCATGCGCCTGATCGCCGAGGAACGCCGCAACCGCACCTTGAGCCTGCTGCTGGGCGCCCCGGTCTCGGTCACCGAGATCATTCTCGGCAAATATCTGGGAATCCTTGGCCTTTTGGGCGTCATGGTCCTGCTGATCACGCTGATGCCGCTGTCGCTGGCCTTCGGTACCCATCTGGACTGGGGCAAGCTGGCCGCCTGTATCCTGGCTCTCAGCCTGCTGCTGGCCACCTTCGCCGCCAGCGGCCTGTATCTGTCCACCCTGGCGAGCCAGCCCACGGTGGCGGCGGTGGGCAGTTTCGGCGCCCTGCTGCTGCTGTGGATCATCGACTGGAGCGCCGCCATCGGCACCGAAAAGGGTGAACTGCTCAGCGCCCTGTCGCTGCTGCACCACTACGAAAACCTGCTCAAGGGGCTGGTGAGCAGCGCCGACCTCAGCTACTTCGTGCTGTTGATCGCCGCTTTCCTGACCCTCAGCGTCCGCCGTCTCGACTACGACCGGCTGCAGAAATGA
- a CDS encoding GldG family protein, with protein sequence MKLDRHLHQQIRLQNWLFTILFLGLIGLLGWLSQHYATAWDWTASGRHTLSEASRKVLDTLKEPVTITAYAREENQEVRERIRDLVTPYQRHKPDLTLVFVNPDLHPDKVRELGITMDGELVIEYQGRREKLTDLSEAGLTNALLRLASSEQRTLVFVTGHGERDPLGDANFDLGQFGHALQQRGFKIETWNPVQHPKLPEGVTALVIASPQTTYLPGEVKLLRAYLEQGGNLWWLLEPGDLKGLKPLAEQLGIEPLPGTIVDPSGQILGIADPTFVLVAQYPPHPITRNLRNLSLFPGARALESGGESPFHPTPFLETLPRTWTETGPLEGEIRLDPDQGEREGPLTLGLTLTREFQREGEKEPVRQRIVVVGDGDFLTNTYLGNGANQDLGLNAVQWLTHQDRFIDIPAHTAPDTQLNLSPLALTLIAFGFLLLLPAGLLACGGILWWRRRRA encoded by the coding sequence ATGAAGCTCGACCGCCATCTCCACCAGCAAATCCGCCTGCAGAACTGGCTGTTCACGATTTTGTTCCTGGGGTTGATCGGCCTGCTGGGCTGGCTGTCGCAGCATTACGCGACCGCATGGGACTGGACCGCCAGCGGCCGCCACACCCTGTCCGAGGCCAGCCGCAAGGTACTCGACACCCTGAAGGAACCGGTGACCATCACCGCCTACGCCCGGGAGGAGAACCAGGAAGTGCGCGAGCGTATCCGCGACCTAGTCACCCCCTATCAGCGCCACAAACCGGATCTGACACTGGTGTTCGTCAATCCGGACCTTCACCCCGACAAGGTGCGGGAGCTGGGCATCACCATGGACGGTGAGCTGGTGATCGAATATCAGGGCCGCCGGGAAAAACTCACCGATCTCAGCGAAGCCGGTCTCACCAACGCCCTGCTGCGCCTGGCCAGCAGCGAGCAGCGCACCCTGGTGTTCGTCACCGGCCACGGCGAGCGCGATCCCCTGGGGGACGCCAACTTCGACCTGGGCCAGTTCGGCCACGCCCTGCAGCAGCGCGGCTTCAAGATCGAAACCTGGAATCCGGTCCAGCATCCTAAGCTACCGGAGGGTGTCACCGCCCTGGTCATCGCCAGCCCCCAGACCACCTACCTGCCCGGCGAGGTAAAGCTGCTGCGCGCTTACCTGGAACAGGGCGGCAACCTCTGGTGGCTGCTGGAACCCGGCGACCTCAAGGGGCTCAAACCCCTCGCCGAACAACTGGGGATCGAGCCCCTGCCCGGCACCATCGTCGATCCCAGCGGGCAGATCCTGGGCATCGCCGACCCCACCTTCGTGCTGGTGGCCCAGTATCCGCCGCATCCGATCACCCGCAACCTGCGCAATCTCAGCCTGTTCCCGGGGGCGCGGGCGCTGGAGAGCGGCGGCGAATCCCCGTTCCACCCCACCCCCTTCCTCGAGACGCTGCCGCGCACCTGGACCGAAACCGGCCCCCTGGAAGGGGAGATCCGCCTCGATCCCGACCAGGGCGAGCGCGAAGGGCCCCTGACCCTGGGCCTGACCCTGACCCGTGAATTCCAGCGCGAGGGCGAGAAGGAACCGGTGCGCCAGCGTATCGTGGTCGTCGGCGACGGGGACTTTCTCACCAACACCTATCTGGGCAACGGCGCCAATCAGGACCTGGGGCTGAACGCGGTCCAATGGCTGACCCACCAGGACCGTTTCATCGACATCCCCGCCCACACCGCCCCGGACACCCAGCTCAACCTCTCGCCCCTGGCGCTGACCCTGATCGCCTTCGGCTTCCTGCTCCTGCTGCCGGCGGGGCTGCTGGCCTGCGGCGGCATTCTCTGGTGGCGGCGCAGGAGGGCCTGA
- a CDS encoding DUF4340 domain-containing protein translates to MRHGWLTIAVLFLLVAGLGGWVWWLQRQPQEARKPALADIDPKTVRHITVRHDATRIVFERSDGGWRMRQPYEARADSYRIEQVLALPKTESQASYQVSGDELRKFGLEPPRAEVVLEKTPFRFGNQNPIDFRRYVQTADGRVHLIEDTLFHLLTSPPTDWIDTRLLPEDELQELALPGWHLSRTEKGGWRAEPELAPERLQRWVDAWRLARAIQIGPFEGPVPTGKPEIRIRVDGREIRFLVLQREPELILLRPERKLRYHFYGQSGRRLLQPPQAAGD, encoded by the coding sequence ATGCGTCACGGCTGGCTCACCATCGCGGTGCTGTTCCTGCTCGTCGCCGGGCTCGGCGGCTGGGTGTGGTGGCTGCAGCGCCAGCCGCAGGAGGCGCGCAAACCGGCGCTGGCCGACATCGATCCTAAAACCGTCCGCCACATCACCGTGCGTCACGACGCCACCCGGATCGTATTCGAACGCAGCGACGGCGGCTGGCGGATGCGCCAGCCCTACGAGGCCCGGGCCGACAGCTACCGTATCGAGCAGGTGCTGGCGCTGCCCAAGACCGAAAGTCAGGCCAGCTACCAGGTCAGCGGGGATGAACTGCGCAAGTTCGGCCTTGAGCCCCCGCGGGCGGAAGTGGTGCTGGAAAAGACGCCTTTCCGCTTCGGCAATCAGAATCCCATCGACTTCCGCCGCTACGTCCAGACTGCCGACGGCCGGGTCCATCTGATCGAAGACACCCTGTTCCACCTGTTGACCTCGCCCCCCACCGACTGGATCGACACCCGACTGCTGCCCGAAGACGAGCTGCAGGAACTCGCGCTGCCCGGCTGGCATCTGTCCCGGACCGAAAAAGGCGGCTGGCGCGCCGAGCCGGAACTGGCCCCGGAGCGCCTGCAGCGCTGGGTCGACGCATGGCGGCTGGCCCGCGCCATCCAGATCGGCCCCTTCGAAGGCCCGGTCCCGACAGGCAAACCCGAAATCCGAATCCGGGTGGACGGGCGGGAAATCCGCTTCCTGGTGCTGCAACGGGAGCCGGAACTGATCCTGCTGCGCCCGGAGCGGAAGCTCCGTTATCACTTCTACGGCCAGAGCGGCCGCCGGCTGCTGCAGCCGCCTCAAGCGGCTGGGGACTGA
- the mutM gene encoding bifunctional DNA-formamidopyrimidine glycosylase/DNA-(apurinic or apyrimidinic site) lyase, whose translation MPELPEVETTRRGLEPHLRGRRIVSVRVRQPRLRWPVADGLAGQVCGQTIRALQRRGKYLLLQLETGHLIVHLGMSGSLRLTDTATFGKHDHVIFTLDDGRSLVLRDPRRFGAVLWWPGPVEDHPLLRDLGPEPLSPDFDGAWLYRRSRGSRRAVKQFLMDQHVVAGIGNIYANEALFAAGIDPRRPAGRIGRRRYDCLAAAVKAVLERAIVQGGTTLRDFVNDKGQPGYFQLALQVYGREGQPCPRCHTPIERITLGQRATYLCPRCQR comes from the coding sequence ATGCCGGAACTGCCGGAGGTCGAGACCACCCGGCGCGGTCTCGAGCCGCACCTGCGCGGGCGCCGCATCGTTTCCGTCCGGGTGCGCCAGCCCCGGCTGCGCTGGCCGGTTGCGGACGGTCTGGCCGGACAGGTCTGCGGCCAGACCATCCGGGCGCTGCAGCGACGGGGCAAATACCTGCTGTTGCAACTGGAAACCGGTCACCTGATCGTTCACCTGGGAATGTCCGGCAGCCTGCGCCTGACCGACACCGCCACCTTCGGCAAACACGATCACGTCATCTTCACCCTGGACGACGGCCGCAGTCTGGTGCTGCGCGATCCGCGCCGCTTCGGCGCGGTGCTGTGGTGGCCGGGCCCGGTTGAGGACCATCCGCTGCTGCGGGATCTGGGACCGGAACCGCTGTCCCCGGATTTCGACGGTGCCTGGCTATACCGCCGTTCCCGCGGCAGCCGGCGCGCGGTCAAGCAATTCCTCATGGATCAGCACGTGGTGGCAGGGATCGGCAACATCTACGCCAACGAGGCGCTGTTCGCCGCAGGCATCGACCCCCGCCGCCCGGCCGGCCGCATCGGACGCCGGCGTTACGACTGTCTCGCCGCGGCGGTCAAGGCGGTCCTGGAACGGGCCATCGTCCAGGGGGGGACGACCCTGCGCGACTTCGTCAACGACAAAGGCCAGCCGGGTTACTTCCAGCTGGCTCTGCAGGTGTACGGGCGCGAGGGGCAACCCTGCCCCCGTTGTCACACCCCCATCGAGCGCATCACGCTGGGGCAGCGGGCCACTTACCTGTGCCCGCGCTGCCAGCGTTAG